In Aminiphilus circumscriptus DSM 16581, the sequence AGTGTCGAGCGAATCATGAAGGACCTCGAGGAGCACGTTGAGAATCTCGCTTCTCTTTGGAAAGATGCCAATGCCTCGACGCTTTTAGTGTTCGGCGCCAAATCTCCGTCAGGGGAATTTCTTTGGCCTGGTGAAATTCCAGCTTATCGCAGATATTTCAAAGAGAAGGTTAGGGAGAAGCTTGCCTCCTCTCCAAAGAAGACTAGAGAGAAGCTTGCCTCCTCTCCTACCTTGCGCTGCTCCTCTTGTCTTAGTGAAATCCATGCTTCCGAGCCTCATTTTAACCTGGATAAGATTTTCAAGTTTGCCACTCTTGACAAACCGAGCTTTCTGCCGGGCAACCAGGGGAAAGCCGTGTCCGGAAAGATCTGGCCCCTTTGTCAGAATTGCTGTGGCCTGATGTCTCGGGGAAGAGGGTATATCGAGGAACACTACATGCGAAGCGGCATCTTTCCGGGGCTTCACGTCTTCGTGATCCCGGAGTTGCTCTTCACCGATGGCGATATGTCGAAACATCTTCCGGCGGTGGCCGAAGAGACCAAGGATTTTCTGAGGCGCGGCATCAAGAAAGAGAAGAAACTCTTCAGTTTCCTGGCCAATCAGAAAGAGTCGCTGGTTTTCCATTTCCTGTTCTGGGAGAAAAACAATTCCCAGGAGAGAGTACATCTCATGGTTGAGGACATACCGCCGTCGCGACTCAAGCGACTGGAAGAAAAATGGAAGGGAGCAGTGACCGCATACCCTTTCACCCCTAAAGGCGAACTAACAAAACCTCAGCGTGATTATGTGGAGTCTCTGGACTACGCCTTTGGAGCCATCAGCAACTTCTTTCTCTGGAATGCCAAGGATGAAAGCCAGAAGAAGTGGCTTCGGGACAGAGCATTGAACATCATCGGAAGGCTCATGGGAGAGGAACAGGTGGATATAAGGGAGGCGAAGCGCCTCGCGGTTTCCAGGCTTCCCGCCCATTTCCACAACAGTGACAACAGAAGGGAAAAGAGCAGAGATAAAGGGGATGAATCCGGCATTAGGGAGGATCCTGTGATAAGCATGGCGCGGGTTGTGGATTTTCTAGTTCGAACGAATGAGAGGTGAATGTGCGTGAAACTCGACTTCTTCGATCGCTTTTCAGACCCCTATGTACAAACCGACGCGGGCAGGGGGGTGTTTTTGAGCGGCATCGTGCTGAGCATTGTGGCGTCACAGCAGGCGGAGAACCTTTTGGACGCACCGCTCTTCAAACAGATCTCCTTCGGAAGGATGCAGATGCGGGACCTCGAGAAACTCCTCTCTCGTGTACCAGAGCTCTCAAAGGCTTACCATCTGGAAAATGCGGGCAGAGTAGCACAACTTCTTGGCACAGCAGGCGATCTTCTGCTCTCGGACAAAGGGAAAGATCTCGGAGTGGATGGCAATTTCGCTTTCGCAATAGCTTTCGTCAACGCGTGGCGCTACTATAAAGACATTTTTCCAGAGGAGAAAATTGCACCTTCGGAGTCGAATGATCTAGACGCAAAAACAGAATAATTATAATCAAATTTTTTATTTCATAAAAGGAGGAATCACATATGGCCTTTGAGAGGCGCAGAGAATTTCTCTTCCTCTACAGCGTGAGGGATGCAAACCCGAACGGAGATCCTCTGAACGGCAACGCCCCGAGGAAGGACGAAGAGACGGGACAAATCCTGGTCTCTGACGTGAGGATAAAGCGAACCGTTCGGGATCAATGGATTCGCGAGGGAGGCAAGAACGTCTTCGTGGACGGAAAGGCCGTAACCCTTAACAAAAGAGTAGATGAGCTCAAGAGACAACTAGACAAAAAATTAAAAAATAATAAATCAGGAGACTCAATAAAAGACATAATAAATTCATGCATAGACGCAAGGTTGTTTGGCGTTACTTGTACTATTAAGGAAGAGAAAGCATCCGGCAAAAGCAAGAAAAACAAGGCCGCTGAAAACATGGAGAATGCGGAGGAAAATGTCTCCAGCAAAGGGAAGTCTTTTTCCTGGTGCGGTCCAGTGCAGTTTAAGTGGGGACGGAGCCTTCACAGAGTCCGGGAGCAGTTCGTCCAGGGCACTGCGGCTTTTGCCACGGAGGGAAAAGAGCAGCGCTCCTTCAGAAATGAGTATATCGTGCCCTTCTGCGTGATAGCGAGCTACGCCATAGCCAATCAGCACGCCTCAAAAGACTCGGGGGCCACAGAGGAAGACCTCAATGATCTTGTAGATACCCTCTGGAAGGGTACTGAAAACCTCATCAGCCGAAGTAAGGTGGGACACACACCCCTCCTGCTTCTAGAGATCACTTACCGAGAGGAATTTGATGGCCTCATAGGAGCCTTGGACGAGCGCGTGAGCCTCAAAACCCTTGACTGCAAAACGTTGGACGAGAACGCCCAGTACGCCCTGCGATCTCTGGACTCGGTATTGTTGGATATCGCCCTTCTTTTAAAGGCAGTGGAATCTAAAAAGGACAATATCGACCAACTTCGGCTGATCCACAACGGACAGCTCAACATCTCTGGTAAAGACGAACTGAAGAACATCCTCGGAGAAGAAAGGGTCAAGGAAGAGACGAGGTGAGGTCAATGGCCCTGGCTTTCGATATCAACGGCCCCATGGCTATGTTCCGAAAATCCTACACCACCACCTCGTCGATATCGTTTCCCTTTCCGCCTCCTACGGCAATAGCAGGGCTTATCGGTGCCATAGTGGGGTTTAAGAGTGGGAGCCACTCCAATGGCTGCGCTGCCGATTTCTGGGAGGAGATGAAAGGGAATCGTGTTGCACTGCGGATACTCCATGCCGGAACCATTGCCCGTCATGGACTCAACTTTTTCGATCACAGAGACAACACTCACAGCCCAGTGAAGCACCAGTTCGTCCTGTCGCCAAAGTATAGAATCTACGTGGAAGGAGCGGTGGAAGAACGTTTGAGGCCTCGCCTCGAGGCGGAAAGCTTCGTCTACACTCCATATCTTGGCGTGGCGTATGCCCTGGCAAACATATCTTACGCCGGTTCTTTTGAGCCGACGACTCTGAACGTAGAAGACGAAGAAGATAAAAAAATATGCGTGGACAGCGTGATCCCCTGGAAAGAAAACATGTCCATCGACGTTGTAGCTTCCGGGGGGGCGTTCAGGGAACGGATGCCCTTCTCCATGGATCGCCAACGTGCCCTCGAAAGAGTTATCGATGTGCTCTATAACCCAAAGGGCCGCAAGCTCTGCCTGACAGATAAAGGAGACGCCTATGTCACGAGATGCAATGATGACGTGGTGGCCTGGTTCCCTCACTGGTAAGAAAAGCCATCCGGACAAATGTCTCGTCGACCACCTGGAGGGTGTAGCAGCCTTGGCGAAACGCCTGGCCCAGACCCATGGCGTGCTAGACAAAGCGGACATTGAAAAGCTTTTTGATATGAGCCTTACCCATGACCTGGCAAAAGCACGGGACAAATGGCAGCGGTACCTTGAGGGAAAGGGAGAAGGAACGCCTCACTCGGAAAGCTCCTCCTTTTTCACCCTGGATCTAACGCACGATGTGATGGCAGCCGAACTAGTCCGTTGTCATCACGGTTCACTCAAGAACATTGAAGACGTGAAATCCTTTTGGGTAAATGATGACTTTAAACTATGCGATATCGTCTCAAAAATAAAAGAAATCTTGCCGGAATGGGAACCCTCGCTGAACGACGCAACGTGGGAAAAGATTAATAATGACCTGCTCTTCGAATTTAAGACAGACGAGAACTTTTGGTTAAGATATCGCGCTCTACTATCGTATTTTATTGCCGCCGACAGAATGGATGCCCTGGGAGTCTCGGGCTTCGACCCCACGCCTCTTCGGTTCAAGCAACCCAGCTTCGACCAAAGGAATGACCTCGACAAGTGGAGGCAAGAAGTCCGGGTTGAGTGTCTTGATAATGCAAAGTGCAGGGGAGAACCCGGAGTGTATACCTTGACGCTTCCCACCGGGACGGGAAAAACCACCATCGGCCTTGAGATAGCCCATATGTGGGCGAAAAAACACGGTTATCAGTCCATCATCTACGCTCTACCGTTCATCAGCATCACCGAGCAGAATGCAGAGGTAGCCCGTCGGCTCCTCGGCGAGGACGCAGTCCAGGAAGATCATTCCATGATTAAACGAGGTGGGGATGACGACACTCCGTCTCCTTTGAAAAGAATGGAGGCACTGTTTCGTTATTGGCATCTTCCGGTGGTAATTACCACCATGGCTCACCTCTGGGAGGTTCTTTATGGTGACAGGGTCAACTCCACCATCAATTTCCATCAGCTCGGGAAGTCGGTGGTTATTTTGGACGAACCCCAATCTATTCAGGCAGAGCACTGGGCAGGATTGGGCAAGACACTGCATCTCGTTTCGAAAAAGTTCAAAACCGCTTTTATTCTCATGACAGCAACACAACCCCATATAGCGGAATCCGCCACGGAAATCGCTCCGTGTGCATGCCAAAAACCCATATCAAATAGATACCACTGCAAGATCCTGCGCGAGGAACTCTCCCTCGGGAAATTACCGGATGTACTTAATCACCATCTTCCCTTAAAAGAGCCCTCGGGGCTCATCGTGGCCAACACCCGCAGAGAAGCGCTCAAAATCCACAAAATCATGTGCGAAATGCAGGAAAAGCAACAAATTTCTCGGGGGCCGGTCCTTTTCCTCTCCACGTGGATGACACCGGCGCACCGCAGGCGAACCTTGAAAAAGCTCAGGGACCTCGAGAAAGAAGATCATCCGCGGTTTCTGGTTTCTACGCAGGTAGTGGAAGCAGGGGTAGACCTGGATTTCCATTGGGTAGCCCGGGACGAGGGCCCCTTAGACAGCGTAATACAGGTGGCGGGCCGCTGCAACCGCCACGGCAAGCGTAACGTCGGCATGGTACTGGTCGTGAGGCTCAAGAATGATAGAGGAAAACGTTTCTCCCGCATGGTTTATGACTCTATATTGCTTCAGGCCATGGAGGAAGTAACAAGCGAAATTTCGGAGTTCGAGGAGCGTCAGATCGGAGATGTGGTAGGTAAATACTATGAACGAGTCTCGGGAAGCAAAAAAGGCAGCGGCCTTTGGGATGACATCGTCAAGGGAAAATGGGCGACGCTGCCTCCCCTTTACGCGAAAGAAAGACCAGCGCTGGTGACGCTGGTGGTGGAGGCGGAAGATTCCAACGTAGGCGAACTTGTGGATTTTTTAATCAAAGAAGAATGGAATCTCAAAAACATAGAAGAAAAGAAGTCTTTTCTCAGGGAAATTCAACAACATGCCGTAGAAATTCCTGAAAAGCTTCTTCTAAAATGCCGCGAAAAGTCTTCCTCTATTCTTTCCTCCAAAAATCCGTTAAGACAGATCAACAACAGCGACATGTGGTTCCTGTCGAAGGAAGCTGTGAGCATACTCTACGACCCGGTGACGGGCTTCACTCCCCCAGAAGAAGAGGACGACGACATAAATGGGTGCTTCGTCTGATTCTTCTGAAGGAGTGATCCTACCGTACTTTTAATGGACATTCTAAAAAGTAAGTACAACACCTATCAGAGGTAGACCATGAGCGAACGCATGACCGCCGAGTTGGTGCGCGATGTGCTTCGAATGGCATTCCCCGTTCATTCGGACTGTGGGAGCCGCTATTGCTCCGCCTTGTACCGAGATTTACCCACGCGGCACGAACTGTGCTGTCGCATGGGCGATAAGGAAAACTGTTTCGACAACGCATGCACCGAGAGTTTCTTCATTATTCCCTTGAGATCGAGGCGATTCACGACAACGACAACCACTTTCCACGCAAGAGGTGTTCCGACAAACGGTCTTCGAGTATATTCCGTCACCTACAACCGCGTCCGGCGTCACACTACTTTCGGAAATGTGAGTTCCGAAACTTTCGAAGCGATGTTTGCCGCAAAGTCGTGTGTCCACGACTACTGATGGGCAAAATCAGAGGGTTATCTGGATTATCCTCAAGGGAGCCCTCGATTCCCAAATAAATCACATGAATTCACCTTTTACAAAAAATACGTGATACAACTCCCCCTCAAGGCCGCCCTCCGGCCCGGAACCTTATCCGCAAGGAACCGCGGAAACCGCTCCGGTCGCCTCCTCCGCATCTCCCGCCTCCCGCACCAGTTCGACGCATCCCCAGCCGCTCGAATTCTTCGCACCCAGCCCCGCGTCTAGTGCGAGCTGCAACAGCTCCTGCGGCCCTTCGAGACGGAACAGGCCGTCCCACCCCTTCACCGGAAAGGTATCCCCGGGAGAAAAAAAGCCGGTCACGCGATGCACCCTTCCCACGGGGCGAAAACGAAGCAAAGGGTCTTGCGAAACCTCCGCGTCGTCGCGTTCGCCGGGGCAGTTCTTCTCCGCAGTTCCGGCGAGAGCGGCCTGTTTTTTTCGGAGGTTCGACGCAATCTGTTCTGAAAAGGCCGTTTCCTGCGGCTCGTAATACACCGTGTAGGGGCGCCCGTCCCCTCTGCGCAGCGTGGAGTAGACCGTAATGGGCGAGAGCGTGCGCAGCAGGACCCGCGTTCCTGCCACCACGGGAGCCGTCACTTCCACGCCGGAACAGAGCAGTTCGTTGTTCCCCAGACGGAACAGCCGCCCCGAAAGAAGTCCCTGGGCGCACTCCTCGAGAATATCCAGCACGGGAGAAGAAAGGACGAACGAGAGAGGCGAGTCGAAGAGAAGAACGTCTTTCTCTCTTCGAGGAGGGGAGACGCTTTGAAGCCGGGAGAACGTGAAGAGGCGGAAGGAACGTTTTTCGAAGAGAAATCCCGGACCGTGGAGGAACGCCGCGAGGTCCTCCGAGAGGAGCCCGTATACGGCGGCCTGCAGATAATGCCGATACGCTTCGGGGAGACGCACGGGACCGCTCTGTTTGGATTCAATATGAACCGTCATGCGCATGGCGCTTTCTCATTTTTCCAAGAAACAAACAACATTGCCAATCCACCTCCAAAAAAGAGGAGCTTTTTCTCAGTATATTCATCCTCTCTTATTTTTCAATCCTGCCGCAAGTCCCGATTGTCCGCCTTCACCCCCGCGAAATCCCACAATTCCTTGTGGAATCTCTGAATAAGGCTGCGTCAGCCCCACAGGGCGCCTCGTAGAGCCTGATGCGACCCGAGTCAAGGGAAAGTGAAAGACCTTTATTCAGAGCTTCCTTGCGATTTACAAAGGCAATCCCTCATAGGAAACCTAAGTCATATGTGTTGTTTTCCACGAGAGCAATAATGTTTCCAACCCTGATAGAAATATTTTTCAAATAGTATCACGCAAAATAATAACCTTAACCACCATAGCCACTGGAAATAATTTACTGCCTTAGAGTATTTAAAACAAAAATCAAAACATCTTCATCCTTGGGCATCTTGATATCTCACCTCCAGCTTCTCTCTCATGATAGTCGCATCATAACACCAACCCTCGACTTGCATATTTCAACAAGAGATATAATCAAAAAATTTTTTGAACGTAAAAAAAACCCCCTCTTAGATCTCGAGATGCTATGCAACAATCCTTCCTGGTTCACCGCACAACTCGGAGAGCCCTTCCGTGCGAATCGTCAGGAATACCCGAAAACGGCCCTGCCCATGACAGCCACAGTCGCTCCGGCCCGTTCCATCTCCTCCAGACAATCCCGACTCAGGTCGCCGTCGACCCAGATCTCTGCAGCGGGAAACAGACGCGTGCTCATTCGTACTTTGGCAATCATGACCGGGAGAAACTCTTGCCCCCGGCCATCAGGTTCCGCGGTGAGGACCAGGACACCATCGAGGCGATCCGCCAGGTACAGGAGGGGTTCCGGTGATGTTTTTGGGTTGAAGGCCAGTCCCGCTCGAAGCCCGGCTTTCCGGGCCAAGGCGAGAAAATCCGAGGGGTAGTCCAGGGCCTCCACGTGGGCAAAGACAATGGAAGCCCCCATCTCGGAGATGTCCTCCAGGTAGGTCGACGGCCGGTTTACCATGAGATGAAAAGAAAATGGAAGAGCCGTGACCCTCCGGAATGCTCGGACGGCCTTCATCCCGAAGGTGATATTCGGGATGAAGTTTCCGTCCTCAATATCGATGTGTAGATCCCGGTAACCTCCCTGCTCCACCGCACAGAGCGCCTCGCGCCAGCGCAGCGGATCGGCGGAGGCAATGGAGGGGGAAATTCTCATCGCCCGGTCTCTCTTTCCTCCAAGGCGGCAGGAGGAAAGAGCAGAAGGCGCAACGCCTCTCCCTCCGTCTCGACGTTTCCGAGACGCTCCAGCAGCGTCGGATTCTGCAGGAGTTCTACCAGTTCTCGGATCAACCCTACCTGCTTCTCTCTTTCCCTGATCGCCAAGAGGAAGACGATCTTTGCCGTGACCGTGCTGGATCCGTCTGTTCCCATCAGTCCGAAAGCCGCGGGCGACGCAAGGATACCGACAGCGATTCCCGAGGCGGAGACCCGGTCCGGATCGGCATGAGGAATCGCCGTTCCCAGAGGTAGCGTGGGCAATCCGGTGGGATAGATCTTCTCCCTCGCAACGGCGTCATCCGCGTACCCCGGCTCCGCGAACCCCTTTTCGACCAAGCGAGACGCGAGAGCACGAATGACCGTCTCCGCATCGGAGGCCTCCACGTGAACCGCGATGAGATCTTCCCTCAGAAGGTCGGCAAGCGAGCGCTGCATCAGACACGCATCCCTCCGCTCACGCGCCGAAGAGAAGCTGGGTGATCTTCATCATGATCCAGGCAATCCAGTTTCCGTTGGAAAGCCCGGAGATCATCGTCGCTCCCTCGGGAATGGCGTAGACACCGCTCGACCGGGCGATATCGGTGATGACCGGCGCAAAAGAGCCGGCGAGATAGAGAATCATCGCCATGATGATCGTGCCGTAGAGAATCGTGCGGAAAAGATTCCCTCTCGTCATGGGCGGAACCATGCAGACAAAGAACGCAGTGGCCGCCAAGTCCGCGAAGGGCAATACCCGGTTGCCCGGAAGAACGAAGGCGAGAAGAAGCGTGATCGGAATCAGAACAATGGCTGCCGCGATGGTGATGGGGTGTCCTATGAGAATGGCCGAATCGAGACCGATGTAGAAATCGCGCCCCTTGAAGTGCTTCTGCATGAACTGTCTCCCCGCCTCAGAGAGAGGAGTCAACCCTTCCATAAAAATTGCGATGATGCGCGGAACCAGCAGCATGACCGCCGCCATCTGAACCGCCAGGAGAAAGGTATTTTTCGCGAAACCATAGGCGAAGAAGCCCAGGAACAATCCCAGGACCGCTCCCATCGTGACGGGCTGTCCGAGAACGCCCAACTTCTCCCGGATAGTCTTTTCGTCCCAGTTTATGTTCCTCAGACCGGGAATGCGCTCCATGATCCAGTCGAGAACGGCAATGATCGGGACGCTGGTGACGCACCACCCTTGGGGAATGGAGATGTTCGGCAGGTGAAAGAATTCCTGCACTCTCTTCGCCGTATAATCCCCGATGAGCAAGGCAATCACGCAGTGTGCTCCTCCAGCCGCGAGGCCCAGGATCAGCCCCTTGCCGCCGCCACCCGAGACTAAATAGACCACCGATCCGGTGAACGCGAAATGCCAAAAATTCCACATGTCCACATTGAGAGTTTTCGTGGTTTTCGTGAGGAGCATTACGATGTTGATGCCGAAAGCCAGTGGAATGATGAGGGCACCGATGGTAGTGCTGAACGCGATTGCAGCACCCACTCCCCACCCGACGTCGACCGCTTCGAGCTTGACGTCGGTAGCGGCAATAAGGGCCTTGGTCGCAGGATCCAGGGCGCCCAGCAACAGACCGATCACCAAGTTCAGTCCGACGAATCCAACACCCACCGTAATTGCCGAAGTGAGGGCCCTTCCCGGCTTCTGCCCCAGGATCAAGCCCAGGCAAAAAACCACGATTGGAAGCATGATGGTGGGACCCAATCCCGTCATGAAATCACTGATCGTCTTGATGCTTTCCATCTCTTACCCCACTCCTTTCGATTACGTGGCAGACATGTTTTCGTCGAGTTTGGCGGCGATTTCGTCCACGAGCTCCTCCATGCCGATTCCCGTCAGGAAAGCAATAGCGCTGGTGAATACAGGGACGGAAAGCTCATAAGGGACCTGAGCCGTCGAGACGACCGCGTCGGCATCTTCCGCATAGGCTGGTATTTCCGGAACGCGGCACTGCACGATCTCGACACGGTCCTTTCCACGCTCGGCAAGCATTTCCTTCAGCTTAAGAGCGACATGCGTCGATGTGGCAATACCGGTTCCACAAGCTACAACGATCCGATACGTTCTTTTCACCGCATCCATGGACACTCCACCTTTCCCGAGAGAATCAAGGGTGAACGCGTCGAAAACGACACATTCCTCCGCCAGCGACTCGGACGTTCCATGGCGCCACCGCCAATCCGCAACCCGCTTCTCCCAACGCATTGAGTCATCCACCGTGTTTGATCCGCCCCCTTTCGCTCACCCGCACGTCTCAGGCGAGCGTGACCGCCACGCCATTCCTGCGGAGAGCATCTAGAGCTGCAGGGTCGGCTCCCCTATCGGTAACGATCCGCGTGATGCGTTCCATACCGCAGATTTCCACCAGGGCCGTCTTTCCGAACTTGGAACGGTCCGCGACGACGATCACTTCACACGCCGATTCGATGAGGAGCTGCTTGACGGCCGCTTCTTCGAAGTTCGCATTGAAGATTCCCCGGTCCGGGTCAATGGCGTCCGCCCCGAGGAAAGCCTTATTCACCCGCACGCGGCGGAAGAAACGTTCCGTCTCGCTCCCGAGAGTCAAACCGAACCCCCGACGAACCCTGCCCCCCGCCAGAAGAACCGAACTCGTCGGGTTGTAGTCCACCGTTCCGGCAATCAGAAGATCGTACGTCATGACCGTCAAGTGCCTGAGATTGATCAGCCTCCTGGCGACTTCCAGCGTCGTCGAACCCGCATCCAGAGCGATGGCCTCTCCATCCGCCGCCAGCGCGGCTGCAACGGCGCCGATACGACATTTTTCCTCCAGGTTCTTGAACTGTTTTTCCGCATAACTGTCCTCGAAAGCCGTACTGGTCCCGGGAGAGACAGCGCCGCCATGGGTCCGGCTCACCAGCCCCTTGGCGCTGAGTGCTTCGAGATCCCGCCGAACCGTGGCCTCGGAAACTCCGAGATGACTGACCAGACCCTCCACCGTCACCCCGCCACCGGAGCGAATTGCTTCCAGAATTCTTCTCTGGCGCTCCGCCGGAAGAATCGAAGGATGAGCCTGCCTCTGCATATTCCGTTCCTCCCCGTACATGGGATGAAGAACCGCTGGTCCCGCAGCGCATCGCACAGCGATTCTCGATTCATTAGACACCAGTGTACGGGAGGCACACAAAGAAATCAATATCGATCATTTTTTTTGATTGATATTGATCAGTAAAAGTCACCGTGGCAGCGACAAAGCAAGAAGACATGCACGGCAGGAGAAGATCCGGCCTTTACCGAAGGCCGGATCTTTTTTCAAGACACACAACTCCGGGAGATCCGACGGGAAAGGACCATTAAACGCCGGGCCCCGTCTTTGAGAGTGGGATTTTCTGCGGATACGGAAAAAATCCGGGAACATCCTCGAAGAAGAGGGCTTTGTCCCCGCTACTTTTCGCCGTAGTGACTTTTCGGAAGATATAGGGAAGCTCTGAAGAAAGACCTTTCGCTTTTCCTTGACTCGGGTCGCGTCAGGCTCTGCGAGGCGCCCTGCGAGGCTGACGTAGCCTTATTCAGAGATTCCATAGGGCGAGGCTTGAGAGAAGCGCCGCAAGCACGCCGCAGGCGAGCTTGAAGGCGCTGTCATAGAGCAGCGGCGCCAGAAACCCCGAGACGACGGCGAGGATGAGGGTCTGGACGAAGGCCTGCAGCGAAGCCGCCAAGCCCCGGCTTTCTGGAAAGAGTGCAAGGGCCGTGACGGTGATCCCCGGCGCAGCGATGTTCATGCCGAAGGCGTAGAGCATGAGGGGCAGGACCGCCCAGGGGAGTGCGGGGGCAAACAGGGCGGTGTAGGCCACGTTGCACAGCGCCGCCACCCCCATGACGCCGAAGCCGATCCGGATGATGGCCCCGGTGGAAAAAGCGGCGCGTCAGCCGCGCCGAGGTGGCGGCCCCCGTGACCATGCCGGCCACGAGGGGAACGAAGAGCCAGCCGAATCCGGTCTCGGGCTGGTGGAGGATGTTGATGACGAAACTGGCCGCCGAGCCGATGTAGAGCCCGAATCCGATGAAGAAGGTTCCCATGGACAGGATCAGCCGGAGAAAGCGCATGTTCCGGACGACCTTTCCGTAGTCGGCGAGGATGCCCGCGGGTCGGAAGCGGTGGCGCATCCCCCGGGGAAGGCTCTCCGGAAGCAGACGGAAGAACGCGACGCTCATGAGCAGGGCAAAGGCCGCGAGGAAGAGAAAGACCGATCTCCAGCCGAAAAGCACGTGCAGCCATCCGCCGAGAATGGGGGCGATAGCGGGAGCGAGGCCGAAAACCATGGTGATGTAGGACATCACCCGGTGCGCCTCTGCACCCGAGGCGAGATCCTGCACGACCGCCCTTCCCACCACGGCTCCGCCCGCCGCCGCAAGATCTTGCACTCCTCGACGCGGCGTGCCCTGCACCGCGGCGCAGGGCACGCTTCCACGACGGCGCGACCGTCGCGAGGGCGGCGTTCCGCCGCAGCCTTACGCGGCGGAACGACACGAAACCTACAACCCGAGCAGCGGCAGGAGCGTGTCCAGGTCCTTGTCACCCCTGCCGGAGAGGTTCACCAGGAGGATCTGTTCCTTCTCCATCGAGGGAAGCCTCTTCAGCGCGTAGGCGAGCGCATGGGAACTCTCGATGGCGGGAATGATGCCCTCTTCCCGACAGAGGCGCCCGAAGGCGGTGATGGCCTCCTCGTCGGTGACGGCCACATACTGCACCCTCCCGGTATCTTTGAGATAGGCGTGCTCTGGGCCGACGCCAGGATAATCGAGCCCCGGAGCAATGGAATAGACCGGAGCGGGCTCGCCCGCGTCGTCGGCGAGCACATAGGTGTTGAAGCCGTGGACGACGCCGGGAGAACCCGCTACGAGAGTGGCCGCGTGGGCGCCGAGGCCGAGGTGCAGCCCCTTGCCCGCGGGCTCCACGCCCGTGATGGCCACCTGCGGGTCCGCAAGAAATCCGGAGAAGATGCCGATGGCGTTGCTGCCGCCGCCGACACAGGCCACCACTTCGTCGGGAAGCCGTCCCTCCCGCTGGAGCATCTGCGTCCGGGCCTCGCTGCCGATGACGCTCTGAAAGAAGCGGACGATTTCGGGATAGGGAGAGGGGCCGACGGCGGAACCGAGGAGATAGAACGCCTCGGGATCCTCCATCCACGCCGCGAGCGCGCCGTCCACCGCCTCTTTGAGCGTGGCCTGACCGAAGGAGACGGGGACCACCGTTGCGCCGAGGGCACGCATGCGCCCCACGTTGGGAGCCTG encodes:
- a CDS encoding PTS sugar transporter subunit IIB — translated: MRWEKRVADWRWRHGTSESLAEECVVFDAFTLDSLGKGGVSMDAVKRTYRIVVACGTGIATSTHVALKLKEMLAERGKDRVEIVQCRVPEIPAYAEDADAVVSTAQVPYELSVPVFTSAIAFLTGIGMEELVDEIAAKLDENMSAT
- a CDS encoding DeoR/GlpR family DNA-binding transcription regulator, whose amino-acid sequence is MQRQAHPSILPAERQRRILEAIRSGGGVTVEGLVSHLGVSEATVRRDLEALSAKGLVSRTHGGAVSPGTSTAFEDSYAEKQFKNLEEKCRIGAVAAALAADGEAIALDAGSTTLEVARRLINLRHLTVMTYDLLIAGTVDYNPTSSVLLAGGRVRRGFGLTLGSETERFFRRVRVNKAFLGADAIDPDRGIFNANFEEAAVKQLLIESACEVIVVADRSKFGKTALVEICGMERITRIVTDRGADPAALDALRRNGVAVTLA
- a CDS encoding MFS transporter, encoding MPCAAVQGTPRRGVQDLAAAGGAVVGRAVVQDLASGAEAHRVMSYITMVFGLAPAIAPILGGWLHVLFGWRSVFLFLAAFALLMSVAFFRLLPESLPRGMRHRFRPAGILADYGKVVRNMRFLRLILSMGTFFIGFGLYIGSAASFVINILHQPETGFGWLFVPLVAGMVTGAATSARLTRRFFHRGHHPDRLRRHGGGGAVQRGLHRPVCPRTPLGGPAPHALRLRHEHRCAGDHRHGPCTLSRKPGLGGFAAGLRPDPHPRRRLGVSGAAAL
- the trpB gene encoding tryptophan synthase subunit beta, translating into MSKGGTAVLNEQGAARTKRGYFGPYGGRFVPEGIAVLLEELEKAFDEAVADPTFRKELDEVLVEFVGRPSPVTECRNLSRACGGGRLFLKREDLNHTGAHKINNALGQGLLAKRMGKKRLIAETGAGMHGTASATAAALLGMECVVYMGAVDVARQAPNVGRMRALGATVVPVSFGQATLKEAVDGALAAWMEDPEAFYLLGSAVGPSPYPEIVRFFQSVIGSEARTQMLQREGRLPDEVVACVGGGSNAIGIFSGFLADPQVAITGVEPAGKGLHLGLGAHAATLVAGSPGVVHGFNTYVLADDAGEPAPVYSIAPGLDYPGVGPEHAYLKDTGRVQYVAVTDEEAITAFGRLCREEGIIPAIESSHALAYALKRLPSMEKEQILLVNLSGRGDKDLDTLLPLLGL